The Nitrospiraceae bacterium genome has a window encoding:
- a CDS encoding ABC transporter permease, producing MTTNDVRTATRTTRWWRRLLVMTRKELLQLFRDLPLMGFLVYSFTVSVYITGTGLQTQLRNAGLLIHDSDRSLSSRELVGRFHAPYFRFDGELTREAEAFERLDGGWSMLVLEIPPRFHEALAAGESASLQVLVDTTNAPQGLSAAGYASRIVGQFAQEAASKRIGLGDGTAAAGPMVVSDHRVWYNQDQNETWFESISHLLRMITIFAMLLPAAALVREKERGTVEQLLVSPLTPFQIMFPKVVAMTLVILVATAVALFGVMQPIFGVPIRGSSPLLFALTALFVVATAGMGIFAATLARNQAQVGMLTLLVVAPMLLLSGILTPLESMPAWVGRLMMLSPLRYFVEIAHGILLKGTGLEVLWRQVLALTVLGGALFGFGLWRFRRQFQ from the coding sequence ATGACGACGAACGATGTTCGAACTGCGACGCGCACGACGCGCTGGTGGCGCAGGTTGCTGGTCATGACGCGGAAAGAGTTGCTGCAGTTGTTCCGCGACCTTCCGCTCATGGGGTTTCTCGTCTATTCCTTCACGGTCTCCGTGTACATCACCGGCACCGGCTTGCAGACGCAATTGCGGAACGCCGGCCTGCTGATTCACGACTCGGATCGAAGCCTATCGTCCCGCGAGCTGGTCGGTCGGTTTCATGCCCCGTATTTTCGATTCGACGGCGAACTGACCCGGGAGGCGGAAGCCTTCGAACGGTTGGATGGGGGCTGGTCTATGCTGGTGTTGGAGATTCCTCCCCGTTTTCATGAGGCGCTGGCCGCGGGGGAATCGGCTTCCCTGCAAGTGCTGGTGGACACCACGAACGCGCCGCAGGGACTTTCAGCGGCCGGCTATGCCTCGCGTATCGTCGGACAGTTTGCGCAGGAGGCGGCCTCGAAGCGAATCGGATTGGGGGATGGAACTGCGGCCGCCGGCCCGATGGTCGTGAGCGACCACCGGGTCTGGTACAACCAGGATCAGAATGAGACCTGGTTCGAATCCATTTCCCATCTGTTGCGCATGATCACGATCTTTGCCATGCTGCTCCCGGCGGCGGCGCTCGTGCGGGAAAAAGAACGAGGCACGGTCGAACAATTGCTGGTGTCGCCGCTGACACCGTTTCAGATCATGTTTCCCAAAGTGGTGGCCATGACATTGGTGATCCTTGTTGCGACGGCGGTTGCGTTGTTCGGCGTCATGCAACCGATTTTCGGGGTCCCGATTCGAGGGAGCAGTCCGTTGTTGTTCGCCCTGACGGCCCTGTTCGTCGTGGCGACGGCAGGAATGGGAATCTTTGCCGCTACCCTGGCAAGGAATCAGGCTCAGGTGGGGATGTTGACCTTGCTCGTGGTTGCGCCCATGCTGCTGTTGTCCGGGATCCTGACGCCGCTTGAATCCATGCCGGCATGGGTCGGCAGACTGATGATGTTGTCGCCCCTGCGGTACTTTGTTGAAATCGCCCACGGCATCCTGCTCAAGGGGACCGGACTGGAGGTTCTGTGGCGTCAAGTGTTGGCGTTGACCGTCCTCGGCGGCGCGCTCTTTGGGTTCGGCCTTTGGCGATTCAGGAGGCAATTCCAATGA
- a CDS encoding ABC transporter permease — protein sequence MASKEWREVTRDRLFLLLAFLMPSLWMVVFGYGLVLDVEQIPFAVLDRDQSPMSRDYLYRFLESRYFSFQGPLSHEAQSDEWLRTGRARAVIVIPEHFQERLRAGQAAHVQTLLDGTFPLRADITKGYVIAVNSAFNTDLLVESVARVRGLARPDAQRLLQPIRLEVRYLYNEEVRSTWSTVPALVMLSLMVASPLLTALGVVREKETGSIYNIYCATVSRLEFLAGKLLPYVGMSSINVVLLWLIAVWLFAVPFKGSLALFLVSALLFVLTSTGIGLVVSLLVSTQQAALIITVVVSTVPTILFSGLMVPVSSLSPAAQAQAHVFPGMYFTNIVRGTFLKNVGLAVLWADMLALLIYAGALGLLGYRLFSKRPRQ from the coding sequence GTGGCCTCGAAAGAGTGGCGGGAGGTCACACGCGACCGGTTGTTTCTGCTTCTGGCGTTCTTGATGCCGAGCCTATGGATGGTCGTGTTCGGGTACGGTTTGGTGTTGGACGTGGAGCAGATTCCGTTCGCGGTGCTCGATCGGGACCAGAGCCCGATGAGCCGAGACTACCTGTACCGATTCCTTGAATCCCGATACTTTTCCTTCCAAGGGCCGCTGTCCCACGAGGCCCAGAGCGACGAGTGGCTGCGAACCGGAAGGGCGCGGGCCGTGATCGTGATCCCCGAACACTTTCAAGAACGATTGCGCGCGGGACAAGCGGCGCATGTGCAGACCCTTCTCGACGGCACGTTCCCTCTCCGCGCGGATATTACAAAGGGCTACGTCATCGCCGTCAACAGCGCGTTCAACACGGACCTGCTCGTGGAGTCTGTGGCCCGGGTGCGAGGCCTTGCGCGCCCGGATGCTCAACGGCTGCTTCAGCCGATTCGGTTGGAGGTACGATATCTGTACAACGAAGAAGTGCGCAGCACCTGGTCGACCGTGCCAGCCCTGGTCATGCTTTCCCTCATGGTAGCCTCGCCGTTACTCACCGCCCTCGGCGTAGTCCGCGAGAAGGAAACGGGTTCCATCTATAACATTTATTGCGCCACCGTGAGCCGGCTGGAATTTCTGGCCGGGAAGCTGTTGCCGTATGTGGGCATGTCCTCGATCAACGTCGTGCTGTTATGGCTCATCGCAGTGTGGCTGTTCGCGGTGCCGTTCAAGGGGAGCCTCGCGTTGTTTCTGGTGAGCGCGCTCCTGTTCGTTTTGACGAGTACGGGCATCGGCCTCGTGGTGTCCCTGCTGGTTAGTACGCAGCAGGCGGCCTTGATCATCACGGTGGTCGTGAGCACGGTTCCGACGATTCTGTTTTCCGGGCTCATGGTGCCGGTGTCGTCGCTGAGCCCGGCCGCTCAAGCGCAGGCGCATGTGTTCCCCGGCATGTACTTCACCAATATCGTGCGGGGGACGTTCCTAAAGAACGTCGGTCTCGCGGTTCTCTGGGCGGACATGCTGGCCCTGTTGATCTATGCAGGGGCGCTGGGACTGCTCGGATATCGCCTGTTCAGCAAGAGGCCTCGCCAATGA
- a CDS encoding DUF2231 domain-containing protein, whose product MHPIHPMLVHFPIALLTTGWLFDLLAVWRQDERLRESGWYLSITGLLSAGAAVVTGHFAEEAVEHSGIPKPAIEIHEELAFVAAGIFAALVAWRFAMRMGLMPEKRVLVLVVGAVGLLVLFVASYFGGDLVYRYGAGVLPK is encoded by the coding sequence ATGCATCCCATTCATCCCATGCTCGTCCATTTTCCCATTGCTCTTTTGACGACCGGTTGGTTGTTCGATTTGCTCGCAGTCTGGCGGCAGGATGAACGGTTACGCGAGAGCGGGTGGTATTTGTCGATCACCGGACTCTTGTCGGCGGGCGCGGCCGTCGTCACCGGCCATTTTGCGGAGGAGGCGGTGGAGCATAGCGGCATTCCCAAGCCCGCGATCGAGATCCACGAGGAGCTGGCATTCGTCGCGGCCGGAATCTTTGCCGCGCTGGTCGCTTGGCGGTTCGCCATGCGGATGGGATTGATGCCGGAGAAGCGGGTTTTGGTGCTGGTCGTTGGGGCGGTCGGGTTACTCGTCCTGTTCGTTGCCAGCTACTTCGGCGGCGATCTTGTCTACCGCTACGGAGCCGGAGTGCTCCCCAAATGA